A part of Microbulbifer sp. MI-G genomic DNA contains:
- the cobN gene encoding cobaltochelatase subunit CobN yields MLKNYSLRLAGMALIALCALTVEAGDTPSVLLMMSSHTAKAKGDLLTDLAADQPFTLEIFNSKGKSEEQIAQAWASSSLVMLDGINPPLSQFMFGKFQPMLAQYPKVPVISLGDADNESMNQGLSARQHKAIAAYFNNAGRQNYRHLLQFLSAEVFALSELAVADPITVPKVGFYHPRLPQLVTDNEENFFKWLQASGEQPVIALAIHRSVVDYEQQQVVDALLSGLEGKGARAFGFFFEGEDLPLAYPDLLQDEAGQTRIDLMINYRSLHYVSKRRAEFEKLGVPVIHALNYTEGSEADYLADNSGVSPSLTPFFLVMPEDTGSIDPVIIAASEGGNKVVMADPLNALVERAWSQASLGYKPNARKKVATFIWNYPPGEKNIGAAFLDVPSSIESIARAMAERGYQIDQRDSNTLIDWAGQLLRPYYRREDSAALIDKGLADWMPLSTYVDWFNTLPSAVRDPIVTRWGKPEDSAMLAEHKGERAFVIPRMTLGNLIVLPQGVRAENAKDHSSLYHDMKTPVNHAYLAVYLYARETFGADAYIHLGTHGSQEWLTGKERGLSVYDAPNLALGNIPVFYPYIIDNVGEAMQAKRRGRATMISHLTPGFAKAGLYAEVAELSELIGNYLILEEGQTRLNTRERIVALAEKLNMLKDLEISAENLRADFDSQLSRLQDHLGQLAEMSQPLGIHRFGQLPKPEHLTSTMLQMLGEDFIAAAGQYEVEQQLSLPQEQVLDARNVMALQAQPGYQLLDAYLAGRKLPELSEELQNHLQQGRMYADNFAHIAELPNLMSALDGKYIPVSHGGDPIRNPQAVPTGRNLIGFNPAKVPSREAYAAGVHLMEQTIADYREKHGRFPNKLAFSLWSLETMRHQGALEAQILHALGLRPQWNQQGNVAGTEVIPYSELKRPRIDVVISATGLYRDAFPNVMLWLAEAIDKVAQMKEDNNFVYRHSQALQQQLLEEGSSEEDARYLSSVRIFSNESGNYGTGLNGASLASDSWETDDKLADLYLRRMGFAYGRDESRWGEDQRNIALYGKVLSGTEGVIFSRSTNLYAMMTNDDPFQYFGGMGLAVRNLDGQTPEMYVANLRRKDSVKTQTLAAFINQEMRSRYFHPRWIEAMQASGYAGATAILDRVNNMWGWEVMTPETIRDDQWQEMFEVYVDDKYQMEMRAFFETHNAEALAQMLERMLEAVRKGYWPADAQTLKKMLETYTELANRHDIATDNETFTEYVNTQALGFGLTPLLNGQAPDPVSASTAATSEVSGQKLEQVEKPSSQNNPHALVWLLLLGIVFIGFGSSFFESLMHSRYRRTASAL; encoded by the coding sequence ATGCTGAAGAACTATAGTCTGCGCCTGGCAGGTATGGCTCTGATCGCTCTTTGTGCTTTGACGGTAGAGGCCGGCGATACACCCAGTGTATTGCTGATGATGTCCAGTCACACTGCCAAAGCCAAGGGAGACCTGTTAACTGATCTGGCCGCGGACCAGCCGTTTACCCTGGAGATTTTTAACAGCAAGGGGAAGAGTGAAGAACAAATAGCACAGGCCTGGGCCTCCTCAAGCCTGGTGATGCTCGATGGTATCAATCCGCCGCTGTCGCAGTTTATGTTTGGAAAATTCCAGCCAATGCTGGCTCAATATCCCAAAGTGCCGGTGATTTCCCTCGGGGATGCGGATAACGAATCCATGAATCAGGGACTGTCCGCCAGGCAGCACAAGGCCATCGCTGCATACTTCAACAATGCCGGGCGTCAGAATTACCGGCACTTGTTGCAGTTTCTTTCCGCTGAGGTCTTCGCTCTCTCCGAGCTTGCTGTGGCGGATCCCATCACAGTGCCGAAAGTGGGGTTCTATCATCCACGCCTGCCACAGCTGGTGACCGATAATGAAGAGAATTTCTTTAAGTGGTTGCAGGCCTCCGGTGAGCAACCGGTCATTGCCCTGGCTATTCACCGCTCGGTGGTGGATTACGAACAGCAGCAGGTAGTCGATGCCCTTCTGAGTGGCCTGGAGGGAAAAGGGGCAAGAGCCTTTGGGTTTTTCTTTGAGGGTGAGGACTTGCCACTTGCTTACCCGGACCTGTTGCAGGATGAAGCGGGGCAAACCCGTATCGACCTGATGATCAACTATCGCTCCCTGCATTATGTGAGTAAGCGCCGCGCAGAGTTCGAGAAACTGGGGGTGCCGGTTATTCACGCTTTGAATTACACAGAGGGTAGCGAAGCGGATTACCTCGCCGATAACAGTGGTGTGTCCCCGTCATTAACGCCCTTCTTTCTGGTGATGCCCGAGGATACCGGCAGTATTGACCCGGTCATCATCGCCGCCAGCGAAGGTGGCAATAAGGTGGTGATGGCAGACCCACTCAATGCGTTGGTGGAGCGCGCCTGGAGCCAGGCCTCACTGGGATATAAACCGAATGCCCGGAAAAAAGTCGCCACCTTTATCTGGAATTATCCCCCGGGGGAAAAGAATATTGGTGCGGCCTTTCTCGATGTACCCTCATCCATAGAATCAATCGCCAGGGCCATGGCGGAGCGCGGCTATCAAATAGACCAGCGGGATTCCAATACCCTGATCGACTGGGCTGGCCAGTTGCTGCGCCCTTATTATCGCCGCGAAGACAGTGCCGCGCTGATTGACAAGGGCCTGGCAGACTGGATGCCACTTTCCACCTATGTCGACTGGTTCAATACTCTGCCATCCGCGGTGCGCGATCCCATTGTGACGCGCTGGGGCAAGCCGGAAGACAGTGCCATGCTGGCAGAGCACAAGGGTGAGCGGGCGTTTGTGATTCCGCGCATGACGCTGGGCAACCTGATTGTCCTGCCCCAGGGCGTGCGGGCGGAGAATGCCAAGGATCATTCATCCCTGTATCACGATATGAAAACCCCGGTGAACCACGCCTACCTGGCGGTTTATCTCTATGCGCGCGAGACGTTCGGGGCCGATGCCTATATCCACCTGGGTACCCACGGGTCCCAGGAGTGGCTCACCGGCAAGGAGCGCGGGTTGTCCGTCTACGATGCACCCAATCTGGCCCTGGGTAATATCCCGGTGTTCTATCCCTATATTATCGACAATGTGGGCGAGGCCATGCAGGCCAAACGCCGTGGCCGCGCCACCATGATCAGCCACCTGACACCGGGCTTTGCCAAAGCGGGCCTCTATGCAGAAGTGGCAGAGCTTTCCGAGCTGATTGGCAACTACCTGATTTTGGAGGAAGGGCAGACCCGGCTGAATACCCGGGAGCGCATTGTCGCTCTGGCGGAAAAGCTGAATATGCTCAAGGACCTGGAAATCAGCGCTGAAAATTTGCGGGCGGATTTTGATAGCCAGCTCAGTCGCCTGCAGGATCACCTGGGTCAGTTGGCAGAAATGAGCCAGCCCCTCGGCATCCACCGTTTTGGCCAGTTGCCCAAGCCTGAGCATCTTACCAGCACCATGCTGCAAATGCTGGGTGAGGATTTCATTGCAGCTGCCGGGCAATACGAAGTGGAGCAGCAGTTGAGCCTGCCGCAGGAGCAGGTGCTTGATGCACGCAATGTCATGGCGCTGCAAGCCCAGCCGGGCTACCAGCTACTGGATGCCTATCTGGCCGGGCGCAAGCTGCCTGAATTGTCCGAAGAGCTGCAAAACCATCTGCAGCAGGGCCGGATGTACGCGGACAATTTCGCCCATATCGCCGAGCTGCCAAACCTGATGTCTGCACTCGACGGCAAGTATATTCCGGTGAGCCATGGGGGGGACCCCATTCGCAATCCGCAGGCCGTACCCACAGGGCGCAACCTGATCGGGTTCAACCCGGCCAAGGTGCCTTCCAGGGAAGCTTACGCAGCCGGTGTGCACCTGATGGAGCAGACCATTGCCGATTATCGCGAAAAGCACGGCCGATTCCCGAACAAGCTGGCCTTTTCCCTCTGGTCACTGGAAACCATGCGCCATCAGGGGGCACTGGAAGCGCAGATACTGCATGCACTGGGTCTCAGGCCACAATGGAACCAGCAGGGCAATGTGGCCGGGACCGAGGTGATTCCCTACTCAGAGCTGAAGCGCCCGCGAATCGATGTCGTGATCTCTGCAACGGGTCTGTACCGGGATGCCTTCCCCAATGTGATGTTGTGGCTGGCAGAGGCGATCGATAAGGTGGCACAGATGAAGGAGGACAATAACTTTGTCTACCGCCACAGCCAGGCCTTGCAGCAACAGTTACTGGAGGAGGGCAGTTCCGAGGAAGACGCCCGCTATCTTTCCTCAGTGCGGATCTTCTCCAATGAGAGTGGCAATTACGGCACTGGACTGAATGGCGCCAGCCTGGCTTCCGATAGCTGGGAGACGGATGACAAGCTGGCAGACCTGTATCTGCGCCGTATGGGCTTTGCCTACGGCAGGGATGAATCCCGATGGGGTGAGGACCAGCGCAATATCGCGCTGTATGGCAAGGTATTGTCCGGCACCGAAGGGGTGATTTTCTCGCGCTCCACCAATCTCTACGCGATGATGACCAATGACGATCCCTTTCAGTACTTCGGCGGTATGGGGCTTGCGGTGCGCAATCTGGACGGACAAACACCGGAGATGTACGTTGCCAACTTGCGCCGCAAGGACTCGGTGAAAACCCAGACACTGGCGGCGTTTATCAATCAGGAAATGCGCAGCCGTTACTTTCACCCCCGTTGGATTGAAGCTATGCAGGCGTCTGGCTACGCCGGTGCCACGGCCATTCTCGATCGTGTGAATAATATGTGGGGCTGGGAGGTGATGACCCCGGAAACCATCCGCGATGACCAGTGGCAGGAGATGTTTGAAGTCTATGTGGATGACAAATACCAGATGGAGATGCGCGCGTTTTTTGAAACGCACAATGCCGAAGCCCTGGCGCAGATGCTGGAGCGGATGCTGGAGGCGGTGCGCAAGGGCTACTGGCCCGCAGATGCGCAAACCCTGAAAAAAATGCTGGAGACCTATACGGAGCTGGCGAACCGGCATGATATTGCGACGGACAATGAAACATTCACCGAGTATGTCAATACCCAGGCGCTCGGCTTTGGCCTGACTCCCCTGTTGAACGGACAGGCACCCGACCCTGTCTCTGCCAGTACGGCTGCAACTTCAGAAGTCAGCGGCCAGAAGCTGGAACAGGTTGAAAAGCCCAGTTCCCAGAACAACCCCCACGCGCTGGTGTGGTTGTTGCTTCTGGGCATAGTGTTCATTGGTTTTGGCAGTAGCTTTTTTGAATCTCTTATGCACTCCCGCTATCGCCGCACGGCCTCGGCGCTGTGA
- a CDS encoding DUF2149 domain-containing protein, whose amino-acid sequence MRFLDEDEELNPILSAVNLIDVFLVIIAALLIAIAQNPLNVFSSEKVTVIKNAGEPNMEVIVKDGREIRQYKSSGEIGSGEGTRAGVAYQMADGSLVYVPEEKEAPSLNKAAGGK is encoded by the coding sequence ATGCGCTTTCTGGATGAAGATGAAGAACTCAATCCAATTCTGAGTGCGGTCAACCTGATTGATGTCTTCCTGGTGATCATCGCTGCACTCCTGATCGCCATCGCGCAAAACCCTCTCAATGTTTTTTCCAGTGAAAAGGTCACGGTAATCAAGAATGCCGGCGAACCCAATATGGAAGTGATCGTAAAAGATGGCCGGGAGATCCGGCAGTACAAGTCCAGCGGTGAAATTGGTTCAGGCGAGGGCACTCGTGCGGGGGTTGCCTACCAGATGGCCGATGGCAGCCTGGTGTATGTACCGGAAGAAAAGGAAGCGCCTTCACTCAACAAAGCTGCAGGGGGTAAATAG
- a CDS encoding MotA/TolQ/ExbB proton channel family protein gives MIIATIENLMANVADVLMTPVLLMILAMFVYALYAAGRFVALWLLRRRNTVAYRLALRQGRAEWLPGYQVHNYFVRHPTACEDELEVFALKKLETLRMATRIAPMLGLIATMIPMGPALRALADGNIQGISENLIIAFAAVIWGLVIATLTFWPASVKKRWFAAELINIRKLKELA, from the coding sequence GTGATTATTGCGACGATTGAAAACCTGATGGCGAATGTGGCCGATGTGCTGATGACCCCGGTGCTGCTCATGATCCTGGCCATGTTTGTCTATGCCCTCTACGCCGCGGGGCGCTTTGTTGCCCTGTGGCTGCTGCGCCGCCGCAACACCGTTGCCTATCGGCTGGCACTGAGACAGGGGCGGGCCGAGTGGCTGCCTGGGTACCAGGTGCATAACTACTTTGTGCGTCACCCCACGGCCTGTGAGGACGAACTGGAGGTGTTCGCATTGAAGAAACTGGAAACGCTGCGTATGGCCACCCGCATCGCCCCCATGCTGGGATTGATTGCCACCATGATCCCCATGGGACCGGCGCTGCGTGCCCTGGCCGATGGCAATATCCAGGGCATCAGCGAAAACCTGATCATTGCCTTTGCCGCGGTGATCTGGGGGCTGGTGATTGCCACACTCACCTTCTGGCCCGCCTCGGTGAAAAAGCGCTGGTTTGCCGCTGAGCTGATCAATATCCGCAAGTTGAAGGAGTTGGCCTGA
- a CDS encoding TonB-dependent hemoglobin/transferrin/lactoferrin family receptor, translated as MIPRSCAEFGSGPQQVTEGLLGTGLTPGQRGGHCAGAPPWQAQKQRKDNTMQLRPLAAAFLGLASSSNLFAETAPAPSADDLELIVVSGRAEKPLKDVTGSISVVTSDEIEQLQLNDMNQLFQYEPGVDVTGVVGGAQNILVRGMGGDRVLIIKDGMRVNEGYGANGLNDIVGRGFIEVDTLKQVEVAKGAASSLYGSDALAGIVVFVTKDASDYLEDGAQFGGTLKTGYTGITHQTHLSPTLAHRAGNFEQLLQMAYRDGEEQQNYHETRIPFQIESESLLYKARYNLGGEDFIGFSIDHWQQETEGGRANGLLSNFRHLASFGYNIVEEHTVSNRETRAYQLRYHSATPTGVYDQLNISLYRNESEQEDEQYARLDINAPQFGVFEIRDMWETGLYRQDTLGLLSNASITLNDTHTLGYGLDLERTESRRTVHQYREVETTTTRDLTTDKFPQNEVSRAGLFLNDEMTLAADRLTITPGLRYDWYDMDPGGALKSDGTPYTTIEESNLSLNLGALYRINTHLSAFAQYGQGFRVPAYDLAYIEHEQRFSDYIYQILPADDLAPETSDTFELGLRGHWGSLTFSSAAFYTKYDDFLQAALVHSERIFDDAGNFSHDLDQYQYQNIESVTIKGVELAASWSLSAAIELFANASYQHGKDDATGDYLTSISPLSGVVGASYSGTRLSSQLLLRWANRMHLVNDNETETAGFGTVDWVMGYQLLDQLSVNLAVNNLFDKYYVPYLNVAGRDAVSDLSVNAAPGRTFSASLRYTF; from the coding sequence GTGATTCCTCGCAGTTGCGCAGAGTTCGGGAGCGGCCCCCAACAGGTCACGGAAGGCCTGTTGGGGACCGGGCTGACACCGGGCCAACGCGGTGGACACTGTGCCGGCGCACCACCCTGGCAAGCGCAAAAACAACGCAAGGACAACACCATGCAACTTCGCCCACTCGCAGCGGCCTTTCTGGGCCTGGCTTCCTCCTCCAACCTCTTTGCAGAGACTGCGCCCGCTCCCTCCGCCGATGACCTGGAGCTGATTGTTGTCAGCGGCCGCGCGGAAAAACCGCTGAAAGACGTTACCGGCAGTATTTCCGTGGTAACCAGTGATGAAATCGAACAGCTGCAGCTCAACGATATGAACCAGCTGTTTCAATACGAGCCGGGCGTCGACGTCACCGGAGTGGTGGGCGGTGCGCAGAATATCCTGGTGCGCGGTATGGGCGGAGACCGCGTGCTGATTATCAAGGACGGTATGCGGGTCAATGAGGGCTATGGCGCAAATGGCCTGAACGATATTGTGGGCCGCGGCTTTATTGAGGTGGACACCCTGAAACAGGTGGAAGTGGCCAAGGGCGCCGCATCCTCCCTGTATGGCTCCGATGCCCTGGCGGGCATTGTGGTCTTTGTCACCAAGGACGCCAGCGACTACCTGGAGGATGGGGCGCAGTTCGGCGGCACCCTGAAAACCGGTTACACCGGCATTACCCACCAGACACATCTCTCCCCCACCCTGGCCCATCGCGCGGGCAATTTTGAACAGCTGCTGCAGATGGCTTACCGCGACGGCGAGGAACAGCAAAATTACCATGAGACCCGGATCCCCTTCCAGATTGAATCCGAAAGTCTGCTGTACAAGGCCAGGTACAATCTGGGCGGCGAGGATTTTATCGGCTTCAGTATCGACCACTGGCAGCAGGAAACCGAGGGTGGGCGTGCCAATGGTCTGTTGAGTAACTTCCGTCACTTAGCCAGTTTCGGCTACAACATCGTTGAGGAACACACTGTCTCCAACAGGGAAACCCGCGCGTATCAGCTGCGCTATCACAGTGCAACCCCCACTGGCGTCTACGACCAGTTGAACATCAGCCTGTACCGCAACGAGTCAGAGCAGGAAGACGAGCAGTATGCACGCCTGGATATCAATGCGCCCCAATTCGGCGTATTCGAAATCCGCGACATGTGGGAAACCGGTCTCTACCGCCAGGATACCCTCGGCCTGCTGTCCAATGCCAGCATCACCCTCAACGACACCCATACCCTGGGCTACGGCCTGGACCTGGAGCGCACCGAGAGCCGCCGCACCGTTCACCAGTACCGGGAAGTGGAAACGACTACCACCCGGGATTTGACCACGGATAAATTCCCGCAAAACGAGGTAAGCCGTGCCGGCCTGTTCCTGAACGACGAGATGACCCTTGCCGCCGACCGGCTTACGATCACGCCGGGACTCCGGTACGACTGGTACGACATGGATCCCGGTGGTGCCCTGAAATCGGACGGCACCCCCTACACCACCATTGAGGAAAGTAACCTCTCCCTCAACCTCGGCGCCCTGTACAGAATCAATACGCACCTGTCCGCCTTTGCCCAGTACGGCCAGGGGTTCAGGGTGCCGGCTTACGATCTGGCCTATATCGAGCATGAGCAGCGCTTCTCGGACTACATTTACCAGATACTGCCCGCCGATGACCTGGCACCGGAAACCAGCGATACCTTCGAACTGGGCTTGCGCGGGCACTGGGGCTCCCTGACCTTCAGCAGCGCTGCTTTCTATACAAAGTACGACGATTTCCTGCAGGCCGCCCTGGTCCACAGTGAGCGGATATTCGACGACGCAGGCAATTTCTCCCACGACCTGGATCAGTACCAGTACCAGAACATCGAGTCCGTCACTATCAAGGGGGTGGAACTCGCTGCCAGCTGGTCCCTGTCTGCGGCCATCGAGTTGTTTGCCAACGCCAGCTACCAGCACGGCAAGGACGACGCTACCGGCGATTACCTCACCAGTATCAGCCCGCTCTCCGGGGTGGTCGGGGCCAGCTACAGCGGCACCAGGCTCTCCAGCCAATTGCTGCTGCGCTGGGCAAACCGCATGCACCTGGTCAATGACAACGAGACGGAAACCGCCGGCTTTGGCACCGTGGACTGGGTGATGGGCTACCAGCTGTTGGATCAATTGTCTGTGAATCTGGCGGTCAACAACCTGTTCGACAAATACTATGTGCCCTATTTGAATGTGGCGGGCCGCGACGCGGTCAGCGATCTGTCGGTCAATGCCGCGCCGGGGCGCACCTTCTCCGCATCGCTCCGGTACACTTTTTAA
- a CDS encoding amidohydrolase, whose amino-acid sequence MQILRTLAAALVAAASMGAQATTLIHNVSGYQTTDRALVRFNALAFDRGKVLASGDFQQLNRQYPQAQKIDAGGKTLLPGLIDAHGHMLGLGQLNRMLDLRDQSLDSARVSIKQYAKQLAPGEWLLGRGWNQVTWPGKQFPTRTQLDTLDIDHPIWLRRVDGHAGWANSKTLRLAGIDRHTAAPEGGEILRDASGEPTGILIDNAMGLLQRVIPKPTLAQDKKSLQDAFAQALAVGLTSVHDAGINEQTLQAYRELARENAIPLRMYPMLSVNSHNYAKLLRAGHIGSPSERLYMRSIKLSADGALGSRGAALLEPYHDRPQEKGLLLYPEAEMLSLLKLASDNQFQINVHAIGDRANHIVLNHLETLHKASSQKDHRHRVEHAQVLQVKDIPRFQRLNLIASMQPTHATSDKNMAGARLGEARLTGAYAWQTLLKQGTPIAAGSDFPVEPANPLFGLHAAVTRRDRQGAPERGWRAAEAMSLEQALRAFTLDAAYASHQEMVIGNLTPGKFADFILLDRDIFAIDPQAIWRAQVLETWVEGEKVYTRDH is encoded by the coding sequence ATGCAGATTCTCCGCACACTGGCAGCCGCACTGGTGGCCGCCGCTTCCATGGGTGCCCAGGCCACCACGCTGATACACAACGTTTCCGGGTACCAGACAACGGACAGGGCCCTGGTCCGCTTCAACGCCCTGGCCTTTGACCGCGGCAAGGTGCTGGCAAGCGGTGATTTTCAGCAGCTCAACCGGCAGTATCCCCAGGCACAGAAAATCGATGCGGGGGGCAAAACCCTGTTGCCCGGGCTCATCGACGCCCACGGGCATATGCTGGGGCTCGGTCAGTTGAACCGGATGCTGGATTTGCGCGACCAATCGCTCGACAGCGCCCGGGTATCCATCAAGCAGTATGCCAAACAGCTGGCACCCGGCGAGTGGCTGCTCGGGCGCGGCTGGAACCAGGTCACCTGGCCCGGCAAACAATTTCCCACCCGCACACAACTGGATACCCTGGACATCGACCATCCCATCTGGCTGCGACGCGTCGACGGCCATGCGGGCTGGGCCAACTCCAAGACCCTGCGCCTCGCCGGTATCGACCGGCATACCGCGGCTCCGGAGGGCGGGGAAATCCTGCGCGATGCCAGCGGCGAACCCACCGGCATACTGATCGACAATGCCATGGGCCTGTTGCAGCGGGTGATCCCCAAACCCACCCTGGCCCAGGATAAAAAATCCCTGCAGGATGCATTTGCGCAGGCGCTGGCTGTGGGACTGACCAGCGTGCACGATGCCGGCATTAACGAGCAGACCCTGCAGGCCTACCGGGAACTCGCGCGGGAAAACGCGATCCCCCTGCGGATGTACCCCATGCTCTCGGTTAACAGCCACAACTACGCCAAACTTCTGCGTGCCGGGCATATCGGCAGTCCCTCCGAGCGGCTCTATATGCGCAGTATCAAACTATCCGCCGATGGCGCCCTCGGCAGCCGCGGTGCCGCGCTGCTGGAACCCTACCACGACCGCCCGCAGGAGAAAGGGCTGCTGCTCTACCCGGAAGCAGAGATGCTATCGCTGCTAAAACTTGCCAGCGATAACCAGTTTCAGATCAATGTGCACGCCATTGGCGACCGCGCCAACCATATCGTGCTGAACCACCTGGAAACCCTGCACAAGGCCAGCAGCCAGAAAGACCACCGCCACCGCGTAGAGCATGCCCAGGTCCTCCAGGTGAAGGATATCCCCCGTTTCCAGCGCCTCAACCTGATCGCCTCCATGCAGCCCACCCACGCCACCAGCGATAAAAATATGGCCGGCGCGCGCCTCGGCGAGGCGCGCCTGACCGGGGCCTATGCCTGGCAGACCCTGCTGAAGCAGGGCACCCCCATTGCCGCCGGTTCGGACTTTCCGGTGGAGCCGGCCAATCCGCTCTTCGGCCTGCACGCCGCGGTCACCCGCCGCGACCGCCAGGGCGCACCCGAGCGGGGCTGGCGCGCGGCGGAGGCCATGAGCCTCGAACAGGCCCTGCGCGCCTTCACCCTGGACGCCGCCTATGCGAGCCACCAGGAAATGGTGATCGGCAACCTCACGCCGGGGAAATTTGCCGACTTTATCCTTCTGGATCGGGATATTTTTGCCATAGACCCACAGGCAATCTGGCGCGCGCAGGTGCTGGAAACCTGGGTGGAAGGGGAAAAGGTGTACACCAGGGACCACTGA
- the dcd gene encoding dCTP deaminase produces the protein MSIKSDKWIRRMAEQYGMIAPFEGGQVRQGKAGERLISYGTSSYGYDVRCAGEFKIFTNVHSATVDPKTFDENSFVDVEGDHCVIPPNSFALARTVEYFRIPRSVLTICLGKSTYARCGIIVNVTPLEPEWEGHVTLEFSNTTNLPAKIYANEGVAQMLFFESDEVCDVSYADRGGKYQGQRGVTLPRT, from the coding sequence CGGCATGATCGCGCCTTTTGAGGGGGGGCAGGTGCGCCAGGGAAAGGCGGGCGAGCGGCTGATCTCCTACGGAACCTCCAGTTACGGCTACGATGTGCGCTGTGCGGGGGAGTTCAAGATCTTTACCAATGTGCACTCCGCCACGGTGGACCCGAAGACCTTTGACGAAAACAGTTTTGTGGATGTGGAGGGGGATCACTGCGTGATCCCGCCAAACTCTTTCGCACTGGCACGCACGGTGGAATATTTCCGTATCCCGCGCTCGGTGCTCACCATCTGCCTGGGCAAGTCCACCTACGCCCGCTGCGGTATCATTGTCAATGTGACCCCGCTGGAGCCGGAGTGGGAGGGGCATGTCACCCTGGAATTTTCCAACACCACCAACCTGCCGGCCAAGATCTACGCCAACGAGGGTGTGGCGCAGATGTTGTTCTTCGAGTCCGACGAAGTGTGTGACGTTTCCTACGCAGACCGCGGCGGCAAGTACCAGGGCCAGCGGGGCGTTACCCTGCCGCGCACCTGA